In a single window of the Zea mays cultivar B73 chromosome 5, Zm-B73-REFERENCE-NAM-5.0, whole genome shotgun sequence genome:
- the LOC103628832 gene encoding pumilio homolog 24 has product MDPLCSAQEQRGARTMAVGGLQGAKKRKREHAEGKAKPRKQVKGGGDGAKRKSHSAAGGYTAHGGAGEIVARKKTLVTPKEKRLAAKEMSEARKMKRRQHYSLEKELTKLWEKMRCRNVSKEERSKAVSQAIHKMDGKYLDIATSHVTTRVLQVSLAHTVFVVLHGLALALFLLCRPLLFLLRAP; this is encoded by the exons ATGGATCCACTGTGCTCGGCGCAGGAGCAACGAGGGGCGCGCACAATGGCAGTCGGCGGTCTCCAGGGAGCGaagaagcgcaagcgcgagcacgCGGAAGGGAAGGCAAAGCCTCGGAAGCAAGTCAAGGGAGGCGGGGACGGAGCGAAGCGGAAGAGCCACTCGGCCGCCGGCGGCTACACGGCCCATGGCGGCGCCGGCGAAATTGTGGCGAGGAAGAAGACCCTGGTTACCCCCAAGGAGAAACGCCTCGCGGCCAAG GAAATGTCGGAGGCCAGGAAGATGAAGAGGAGGCAGCATTACAGCCTTGAGAAG GAACTAACGAAATTGTGGGAAAAGATGAGATGTCGCAATGTGAGCAAAGAGGAGAGGTCCAA GGCAGTAAGTCAGGCTATCCATAAAATGGATGGGAAATATTTGGACATTGCCACATCACATGTTACTACACGTGTTCTTCAAGTAAGCTTAGCACACACAGTATTTGTCGTCCTACACGGCCTTGCCCTCGCCCTTTTCTTGCTTTGTCGTCCTCTCCTCTTCCTCTTGCGGGCGCCATGA